The Vulpes lagopus strain Blue_001 chromosome 14, ASM1834538v1, whole genome shotgun sequence genome window below encodes:
- the DGCR6L gene encoding protein DGCR6L isoform X1 has translation MERYPGSLDEAVDGARQQERHYQLLSALQSLVKELPSSFQQRLSYTTLSDLALALLDGTVFEIVQGLLEIQHLTEKSLYNQRLRLQNEHRVLRQALRQKHQEAQQACRPHNLPVLQAAQQRELEAVEHRIREEQRAMDQKIVLELDRKVADQQSTLEKAGVAGFYVTTNPQQPFCIPGADTADEPVGTHQEAATEGLPGGQDSPVISWGLCQLPAARHT, from the exons ATGGAGCGCTACCCAGGCTCCTTGGACGAGGCTGTGGATGGGGCCCGGCAGCAGGAGCGGCACTACCAGCTGCTGTCCGCGCTGCAGAGCCTAGTGAAAGAGCTGCCCAG CTCGTTCCAGCAGCGCCTGTCCTACACGACGCTCAGCGACCTGGCCCTGGCGCTCCTGGACGGGACCGTGTTCGAGATCGTGCAGGGGCTGCTGGAGATCCAGCACCTCACCGAGAAGAGCCTGTACAACCAGCGCCTGCGGCTGCAGAACGAGCACCGag TGCTCAGGCAGGCGCTGCGACAGAAGCACCAGGAAGCCCAGCAGGCCTGCCGACCCCACAACTTGCCCGTGCTCCAGGCAGCTCAGCAGCGTGAGCTGGAG GCTGTGGAGCACCGGATCCGTGAGGAGCAGCGGGCAATGGACCAGAAGATTGTCCTAGAGTTGGACCGGAAGGTAGCAGACCAGCAGAGCACACTGGAGAAGGCAGGGGTTGCTGGCTTCTATGTGACCACCAACCCACAG CAGCCCTTCTGCATCCCAGGAGCTGACACTGCAGATGAACCTGTTGGAACTCATCAGGAAGCTGCAACAGAGGGGCTGCCAGGCGGGCAAGACAGCCCTGTGATCAGCTGGGGTCTCTGCCAGTTACCTGCTGCCCGTCACACCTGA
- the DGCR6L gene encoding protein DGCR6L isoform X2, with translation MERYPGSLDEAVDGARQQERHYQLLSALQSLVKELPSSFQQRLSYTTLSDLALALLDGTVFEIVQGLLEIQHLTEKSLYNQRLRLQNEHRVLRQALRQKHQEAQQACRPHNLPVLQAAQQRELEAVEHRIREEQRAMDQKIVLELDRKVADQQSTLEKAGVAGFYVTTNPQELTLQMNLLELIRKLQQRGCQAGKTAL, from the exons ATGGAGCGCTACCCAGGCTCCTTGGACGAGGCTGTGGATGGGGCCCGGCAGCAGGAGCGGCACTACCAGCTGCTGTCCGCGCTGCAGAGCCTAGTGAAAGAGCTGCCCAG CTCGTTCCAGCAGCGCCTGTCCTACACGACGCTCAGCGACCTGGCCCTGGCGCTCCTGGACGGGACCGTGTTCGAGATCGTGCAGGGGCTGCTGGAGATCCAGCACCTCACCGAGAAGAGCCTGTACAACCAGCGCCTGCGGCTGCAGAACGAGCACCGag TGCTCAGGCAGGCGCTGCGACAGAAGCACCAGGAAGCCCAGCAGGCCTGCCGACCCCACAACTTGCCCGTGCTCCAGGCAGCTCAGCAGCGTGAGCTGGAG GCTGTGGAGCACCGGATCCGTGAGGAGCAGCGGGCAATGGACCAGAAGATTGTCCTAGAGTTGGACCGGAAGGTAGCAGACCAGCAGAGCACACTGGAGAAGGCAGGGGTTGCTGGCTTCTATGTGACCACCAACCCACAG GAGCTGACACTGCAGATGAACCTGTTGGAACTCATCAGGAAGCTGCAACAGAGGGGCTGCCAGGCGGGCAAGACAGCCCTGTGA